The following proteins are encoded in a genomic region of Neurospora crassa OR74A linkage group VI, whole genome shotgun sequence:
- the ci-1 gene encoding ent-kaurene oxidase, which translates to MALTQLAHSASALLPLVLPSIAAILAFAIFQRYFAPNPLSNLPIVGEEYHGYEKKRQAYLTKAKDLYLEGYTKFKHGLFRIVTPNANSVIVVSPRFLDELKKLPDDVVSFDAANDDSMHTKYTLIPTHEPILPHTIKTSLTPSLPRLNPQLSEEVQIAFSQEIAPLMSSSPSDWAPININSKLLRIVAKVSGRVFIGPELCHDERYLEAAVGYTVSVMEAQRAVERMNPWVRPIAAWRLKEVRKLAQMERDATAFLRPVVEARREKQRKGEEKDNDMLQWLMDSADQGQGKQHGKWGEDTTTTRKLARLQLAISFAAIHTTTLVTTHAVYSLAADPKLQATLREEIQSVLQEHKGVFNTSALQAMKKTDSFLKETMRFHPLGQTSFNRKVLRTFALSNGQVIPKGSTIEVPNYAVSRDPEAYPNPDVFDPLRFYNLRNEAREKGEAEQAASGQFVSVNKEFLTFGYGRHACPGRFFAANEIKMILANLVMTYEMGLVEGETERYRDWDIAAGTIPDPTKDVMFRKL; encoded by the exons ATGGCCCTCACCCAACTGGCACACTCAGCGTCAGCACTCCTCCCACTTGTGCTGCCCTCCATTGCAGCCATTCTCGCCTTCGCCATCTTCCAGCGCTACTTCGCGCCGAATCCGCTGTCCAACCTCCCGATCGTCGGCGAAGAGTACCATGGGtacgagaagaagaggcaggCGTATTTAACCAAAGCAAAGGATCTTTATCTTGAGGGATATACCAAG TTCAAACATGGCCTCTTCCGCATCGTGACCCCCAACGCTAACAGCGTTATTGTCGTTTCCCCGAGATTCTTGGACGAGCTGAAGAAGTTGCCAGATGATGTGGTGAGCTTTGATGCTGCTAATGATGAT AGCATGCACACCAAATACACCTTGATCCCGACCCACGAACCTATTCTCCCGCACACCATCAAGACCTCGCTCACGCCCTCGCTCCCTCGCCTCAACCCACAATTATCCGAAGAGGTGCAAATCGCCTTCTCGCAGGAAATTGCCCCCCTCATGTCTAGCTCTCCGTCCGACTGGGCccccatcaacatcaactcCAAGCTCCTGCGCATCGTCGCCAAAGTGTCCGGGCGCGTCTTCATCGGCCCTGAGTTATGTCACGATGAGCGTTACCTAGAGGCCGCCGTGGGTTATACCGTCAGCGTGATGGAGGCGCAGAGGGCCGTGGAGAGGATGAATCCCTGGGTCAGGCCTATTGCCGCGTGGCGGTTGAAGGAGGTTCGGAAGTTGGCGCAGATGGAGCGGGATGCCACGGCTTTCCTGAGGCCTGTCGTCGAGGCCCGCAGGGAGAAGCAaagaaagggggaagagaaggacaaCGACATGCTGCAGTGGTTGATGGATTCAGCGGATCAGGGACAAGGGAAGCAACACGGCAAGTGGGGGGAAGACACGACCACAACGAGAAAGTTGGCCAGGTTGCAGCTCGCTATCAGCTTTGCTGCCATCCATACTACCACGTTGGTGACGACGCACGCGGTTTACAGCCTTGCCGCGGACCCCAAGTTGCAAGCCACGCTGCGTGAAGAGATCCAGTCGGTCCTCCAAGAACACAAGGGCGTGTTCAACACCTCGGCCCTGCAGGCCATGAAGAAGACGGATTCCTTCCTCAAGGAGACGATGCGCTTCCATCCTCTGGGACAGACCTCCTTCAACCGCAAGGTGCTCAGGACCTTTGCTCTCTCCAACGGACAAGTCATCCCCAAGGGATCGACCATCGAAGTCCCCAACTATGCTGTCTCGCGGGACCCCGAAGCGTATCCCAACCCGGATGTGTTTGATCCGTTGAGGTTCTATAACCTCCGAAACGAGGctagggagaagggggaggccGAACAGGCGGCGTCGGGCCAGTTTGTGAGCGTGAACAAGGAGTTTTTGACATTCGGGTATGGACGGCATGCCTGCCCCGGCAGGTTCTTTGCGGCGAACGAAATCAAGATGATTTTGGCGAACCTGGTGATGACGTATGAGATGGGACTGGTGGAGGGAGAGACGGAGAGGTATAGGGACTGGGATATTGCGGCGGGGACCATTCCAGATCCGACAAAGGATGTAATGTTTAGAAAGCTGTAG
- a CDS encoding ywbE protein, producing the protein MPPVPTTRQVIPGAGVNIVLKVDQPTGRTVSGTIQDVLTKGNHPRGIKVRLTDGRVGRVQSMNSNPDSGSADMESFNATFDSPSRQPHHRGASRPDRGGHPQPPPTQQFGLDAYIKPAKTKGRRGGAGQSSTVSHPLPSTTTTAVEPEEESVCPVCADFWGDATAVAHHVAAHFGE; encoded by the coding sequence ATGCCCCCAGTACCAACAACGCGACAAGTCATCCCCGGTGCTGGAGTCAACATCGTCCTCAAAGTTGACCAGCCCACCGGCCGCACCGTATCCGGCACTATCCAGGATGTGCTCACCAAAGGAAACCATCCCCGCGGCATCAAAGTCCGCCTCACTGATGGACGAGTCGGCCGCGTGCAATCCATGAACAGCAACCCGGACAGTGGAAGCGCCGACATGGAATCCTTCAACGCCACCTTTGACTCTCCATCACGCCAGCCCCATCACCGTGGCGCTTCACGTCCAGACCGTGGCGGACATCCCCAACCTCCCCCGACGCAGCAGTTCGGTCTGGATGCGTATATCAAGCCGGCCAAGAccaaaggaagaagaggtggagcTGGTCAGAGCTCTACCGTATCCCATCCTTTGCcgtctactactactactgctgTTGAACCGGAAGAGGAATCGGTATGCCCGGTATGTGCCGATTTCTGGGGTGATGCCACGGCGGTTGCTCATCATGTTGCTGCTCACTTTGGTGAATGA
- a CDS encoding maltose permease MAL61: MALERVRAVREDDKEGQQRLEVEWVEMVKGIEDEKRLAGTLVLYQLPYSTYFMIVSGQSVDLSFRYSILKTCIGFIGVNVGMCLMHFVMGRRVLRTTGAMVQGMFMLGMAISATTTEAGTRRARDSLMACSALFNFAYSAFVGIASYPVATELVCTRLRSYTVGAAISLGYLLAWLTSFCSPYFINPEHMNWGATYGFTWADSSFCCALFFFCCLPELKATPSGRFEDGGGRKDGEDGGKAATVEIVEEREKEV; the protein is encoded by the exons ATGGCGTTGGAGCGCGTGAGGGCCGTAAGAGAGGACGACAAAGAAGGGCAGCAAAGGTTGGAGGTGGAGTGGGTGGAGATGGTCAAAGGGATCGAAGACGAGAAGAGGCTGGCGGGTACG TTGGTTCTATATCAGCTACCATACTCGACATATTTCATGATTGTGTCGGGACAGTCGGTGGACCTGTCGTTCAGGTACAGCATCCTGAAGACGTGCATCGGGTTCATCGGGGTCAATGTCGGCATGTGCTTGATGCACTTTGTCATGGGTCGGCGAGTGCTGAGGACGACGGGAGCGATGGTGCAGGGCATGTTCATGTTGGGCATGGCCATctcggcgacgacgacggaggCGGGaacgaggagggcgagggatAGTCTGATGGCGTGCAGTGCCCTGTTCAACTTTGCGTATAGTGCCTTTGTGGGCATCGCGAGTTACCCGGTGGCGACGGAGCTAGTGTGCACAAGGCTGCGGTCGTACACGGTCGGGGCGGCCATCAGCCTGGGCTATTTGCTGGCGTGGCTGACGTCCTTCTGCTCGCCCTACTTTATCAACCCGGAGCACATGAACTGGGGAGCAACGTACGGGTTCACCTGGGCCGACTCCAGTTTCTGCTGTGCCCtgttcttcttttgctgTCTCCCGGAGCTGAAGG CTACGCCATCAGGGAGGTTCGAAGAcggaggggggaggaaggaTGGAGAGGACGGTGGCAAGGCGGCGACGGTCGAGATTGTCGAGGAGCGCGAGAAGGAGGTGTGA
- the gh10-3 gene encoding xylanase — MHLPTVLSVIFAAAGVTAQLNDLAVAAGLKYFGTAGQEGTITSDTTYRNIINNVHEFGQLTPENGMKWDATEGQPGKFTFQSGDIVAGVAKSNGQLLRCHTLVWYSQLPSWVSNGSWNRNTLQSVIESHISNVMGHYKGQCYAWDVVNEAISDDAQGNYRDSIFFKTFKTDYFPIAFNAAKKADPNAKLYYNDYNLEYNGAKTERALELVKLIKAAGAPIDGVGFQAHMTVGGTPSRSAMATLLKRFTALGVEVAYTELDIAHKNQPSSSSVQAQQATDYANMVGSCVDVDGCVGVTIWGFIDKYNWIQNGNAAIFDSSFNKKPAYSAISSVLAAAATKAPTPAKNANSPPAVHTTLRTAIATAPACEATATAPKATAAPAAQPAKPATGSSTGAQQPRWAQCGGNGYTGPTACQAPYTCKVQNPWYSQCL, encoded by the exons ATGCATCTCCCCACCGTTCTTTCTGTCATCTTCGCTGCGGCCGGCGTTACCGCCCAGCTCAACGATCTCGCCGTCGCTGCCGGTCTCAAGTACTTTGGTACTGCTGGCCAGGAAGGCACCATCACCTCGGATACCACTTACCGtaacatcatcaacaacgtGCACGAGTTCGGCCAGCTCACTCCCGAGAACGGCATGAAGTGGGATGCCACCGAGGGCCAACCCGGAAAGTTCACCTTCCAATCGGGAGATATTGTTGCTGGAGTGGCCAAGAGCAACGGACAGCTCTTGAGATGCCACACGCTGGTTTGGTACAGCCAGCTGCCTTCGTGgg TCTCCAACGGCTCCTGGAACCGTAACACCCTTCAGTCCGTTATCGAGTCGCACATTAGCAATGTTATGGGCCACTACAAGGGCCAGTGCTACGCCTGGGATGTTGTGAACGAGGCCATCTCCGATGATGCTCAAGGCAACTACCGCGATTCGATCTTCTTCAAGACCTTCAAGACGGATTACTTCCCCATTGCCTTCAATGCTGCGAAGAAGGCTGATCCCAACGCCAAGCT CTACTACAACGACTACAACCTCGAGTACAACGGCGCCAAGACCGAAAGGGCCCTTGAGCTCGTCAAGCTCATCAAGGCTGCCGGCGCCCCCATTGATGGTGTCGGTTTCCAGGCCCATATGACTGTCGGCGGCACGCCCTCGCGCAGTGCCATGGCCACCCTCCTCAAGCGTTTTACCGCTCTCGGTGTTGAGGTTGCCTATACCGAGCTCGACATTGCGCACAAGAAccagccctcctcctcctcggtccAGGCCCAACAGGCTACCGACTATGCCAACATGGTTGGCTCCTGCGTGGACGTCGACGGCTGCGTCGGTGTCACCATCTGGGGCTTCATCGACAAGTACAACTGGATCCAGAACGGTAACGCTGCGATCTTCGATAGCAGCTTCAACAAGAAGCCCGCCTATTCCGCTATCAGCTCCGTCTTGGCCGCTGCGGCGACGAAAGCCCCTACTCCGGCCAAGAACGCCAACTCCCCTCCTGCTGTGCACACGACCCTCAGGACCGCGATTGCGACTGCTCCTGCCTGTGAGGCGACCGCCACTGCCCCCAAGGCCACGGCGGCGCCTGCTGCCCAGCCGGCTAAGCCGGCCACCGGTTCCTCTACTGGCGCGCAGCAGCCGCGTTGGGCGCAGTGCGGTGGTAACGGATACACGGGCCCCACTGCTTGCCAGGCCCCGTATACTTGCAAGGTTCAGAACCCTTGGTATAGCCAGTGCTTGTAA
- a CDS encoding leucine aminopeptidase 2, with protein sequence MLFDCSVLELSSINMRASALFALLASSAGLVAAVPPASAAKAAGLRLIKTSPEDKGAWVTEEQKITQYRNKRIGFVDITDITDASVLTALSNPDGAPARSDFSAEAVRYPTAVSHQTQVNSLLSQVSTTNPKSWLLTLTNFYNRYYRSSYGTQAGTWLYDTIVSVASANPAITVTKFTHSWNQPSIIAKIPGTSSNLVIVSAHYDSTGGSSTARGPGADDNGSGVVVILEALRVLANAKFAPKDTLEFHFYSAEEGGLLGSAAVFSSYKSAGKSVYAVMNQDMAGYSPSGKISIYTDYVDSSLTAYTRVIATAYTGETTSDRCGYGCSDHASARSNGFPAAYVCDEPIDTATPYLHSSKDAYSTIMWDAILRHAKFTTAFLVEASYL encoded by the exons ATGTTGTTCGACTGCTCTGTGCTTGAGTTGTCGTCAATCAATATGCGTGCCTCGGCCCTCTTCGCTCTCCTCGCCAGCTCAGCCGGCCTTGTCGCCGCCGTCCCTCCTGCCAGtgccgccaaggccgccggTCTTCGTCTCATCAAGACCTCCCCCGAGGATAAGGGCGCATGGGTGACTGAGGAGCAGAAGATCACTCAGTACCGCAACAAGCGCATCGGCTTCGTCGATATCACCGACATCACC GACGCTTCCGTCCTCACTGCCCTCTCCAACCCTGACGGTGCTCCTGCCAGGTCCGACTTTTCAGCCGAGGCCGTCAGATACCCTACCGCCGTCTCGCACCAAACCCAAGTCAATTCCCTTCTCTCTCAAGTGTCGACCACTAATCCCAAGTCGTGGCTGCTCACTCTTACCAACTTCTACAACCGGTACTACAGGTCCAGCTATGGCACGCAGGCCGGTACCTGGCTGTATGACACCATTGTCTCCGTCGCCTCCGCCAACCCGGCCATCACCGTGACCAAGTTCACCCACTCGTGGAACCAGCCCTCCATCATCGCCAAGATCCccggcaccagcagcaatcTGGTTATCGTGAGCGCGCACTATGACTCGACTGGCGGCTCGTCTACCGCACGTGGACCCGGCGCCGACGACAACGGCTCgggcgtcgtcgtcattcTCGAGGCTCTCCGCGTTCTCGCCAACGCCAAGTTTGCTCCCAAGGACACGCTCGAGTTTCACTTTTACTCTGCCGAAGAGGGTGGTCTCCTTGGTTCTGCTGCCGTTTTCTCCAGCTACAAGTCCGCTGGCAAGAGCGTGTATGCCGTCATGAACCAGGACATGGCGGGATATTCGCCCAGCGGAAAGATTTCCATTTACACCGACTATGTCGACTCCTCGTTGACGGCGTATACCCGAGTGATCGCGACTGCTTATACCGGCGAGACGACTAGCGATAGGTGTGGCTATGGATGCTCGGACCATGCCTCTGCCAGGTCTAACGGTTTCC CTGCCGCTTACGTTTGCGATGAGCCCATAGATACCGCGACTCCCTACCTCCACTCATCCAAGGAT GCTTACTCGACCATCATGTGGGATGCTATCCTTCGCCATGCCAAGTTCACGACTGCCTTCCTTGTTGAGGCTTCCTACCTTTAA
- a CDS encoding Na(+)/H(+) antiporter 1, with the protein MNWKGEFLREAEARHDEINSCMNASLNFGGFMNNGLIMPWSESRRYHRHDVGRPDRPWLLRPPLPPYPRHPWHVQVDAKRMQEPTKRPYLWDTLVLSVPALYLYVANTRHLYSDRSHGDEEETYLVRVMIPAVYFHVLLSIVLDGLSMPGLNLIYEICGVESIMDDAVVVRRKSVRAPTPVNAEVKDNRTFVAYNRSSKPLCEPSELPIVEERYIGHMYCDGGRAVGRSGGDA; encoded by the coding sequence ATGAACTGGAAGGGCGAGTTCCTCCGTGAGGCCGAAGCGCGCCATGACGAGATCAACTCTTGCATGAATGCCTCGCTCAACTTTGGCGGGTTCATGAACAATGGTCTTATTATGCCGTGGAGCGAGTCCCGTCGGTATCACCGGCATGACGTGGGGCGGCCTGATCGGCCTtggcttcttcgtcctcctcttccgccaTATCCCCGCCATCCTTGGCATGTACAAGTTGATGCGAAACGTATGCAAGAACCTACAAAGAGGCCTTATTTATGGGATACTTTGGTCCTATCGGTGCCGGCCCTTTATTTGTACGTTGCGAACACGCGCCACCTCTACTCCGACCGGAGCCATGGTGACGAAGAGGAAACGTACCTCGTGCGCGTCATGATTCCGGCCGTATATTTCCATGTCTTGTTATCGATCGTGTTGGACGGTTTGTCGATGCCGGGGCTCAACTTGATTTACGAGATCTGCGGTGTTGAGTCGATTATGGACGATGCGGTCGTGGTGCGTCGCAAGTCTGTTCGGGCGCCGACGCCTGTCAATGCCGAGGTGAAGGACAATAGGACATTTGTCGCGTACAATCGATCCTCAAAGCCGTTATGCGAGCCGAGCGAGCTGCCGATTGTCGAGGAGCGCTACATTGGGCATATGTATTGTGACGGCGGTCGGGCGGTCGGGCGGTCGGGCGGCGACGCCTGA
- a CDS encoding oligopeptide transporter yields the protein MEPVQWDFLVFFASAFGKILTTWKKQLSPSFILRFLWPRASSPFPSRLPVTMDEIVECKPAPAADLRELNEKYDIQHVAPIETKTAAIAKDGSVDAESADITTDTTVDTPLQLVTKTLDTSDDPTENIYTFRAFVLGLGLSAFGAVLGEIFYFKPQTVNVSIVFLIMIAYCLGEATVLIPRWGPVGRFLNPGPFTQKEHVFIVIMASSAATCALGTEQLAAQSLYYGNQPNAASAIFMLFSSQCIGYGLLGGIRKAFIYPTKFVWPSQLPNAALFQSMHLNKELAKKRLKIFWCICLAVMVWEIVPQWMFPLTTGISIFCLANQDSAFFTRLFGGANGNEGMGFLSWCMDWQYIGEKEFTLPLSTLVNQLIGYIGCIALTLGAYYSNLWDAKRFPFMAQSLFTSNGTVYDQTQILGPDNQVDPAALQAYGLPRFATSKALSLLMKNMGITAAVVHVILWNWHDIKFIFGPFRPSTWKQNVQKARTWWHHGFSSSFWKNFTSDADTPRKEYPGTEGDPHYAAMRAYKEVPSLWYLSILAISIMIGLICCYQQKTGLPWWAFLLAVLLAWILTIFFACMYGIVGFYYQPTSAVQMIGAYMVPRRPVANMMFTLYGSNALVQAIQMLGDLKLAQYAKLPPRATFLAQILGTCAGSVFNWVMMNSIVDNRRDILLSVQGTNVWSGQNVQTYNSQAVAWGGTANEIFGRHGTYWMVPMGLFFGIFAPLPFWIGHKYFPQLRLNHINTFLICTWLGWLSVGINSSLLAYFVFGFFSQGYLRRYKPALFAKWNNICAAAIAGGCSLIIFILTFAVAGGSGKARDFPKWWGNNMDGNVDRCKYMYLNGK from the exons ATGGAACCAGTCCAATGGGatttcctcgtcttctttgCTAGCGCCTTTGGTAAAATTCTTACGACTTGGAAAAAGCAGTTGAGTCCCTCTTTCATTCTCCGTTTCCTTTGGCCACGCGCGTCAagtcccttcccttccaggTTGCCAGTGACCATGGACGAGATCGTGGAATGCAAGCCCGCACCAGCTGCTGACCTGCGCGAACTGAACGAGAAGTACGACATCCAACATGTGGCACCAATCGAAACCAAGACCGCTGCCATAGCGAAAGATGGGAGCGTTGATGCTGAGTCTGCTG ATATCACAACAGACACTACCGTCGATACGCCTTTACAGCTGGTCACCAAGACCCTCGACACGTCCGATGACCCGACTGAGAATATCTACACCTTCCGTGCCTTCGTCCTTGGGCTAGGCTTGTCGGCCTTTGGTGCTGTTCTCGGCGAGATCTTCTACTTCAAGCCACAAACTGTCAACGTGAGCATTGTGTTCCTGATCATGATCGCCTACTGTCTTGGCGAGGCCACTGTCTTGATCCCTCGCTGGGGTCCTGTTGGCCGTTTTCTCAACCCGGGGCCGTTCACCCAGAAGGAACACGTTTTCATCGTCATTATGGCCAGCTCTGCCGCCACCTGTGCCCTCGGAACCGAACAACTTGCCGCCCAGTCTCTATACTACGGCAATCAACCAAATGCAGCGTCGGCCATTTTCATGCTGTTCTCCTCGCAGTGCATTGGCTATGGTCTTCTCGGTGGCATACGCAAAGCTTTCATCTACCCCACCAAATTCGTCTGGCCATCACAGCTTCCAAATGCAGCACTATTCCAGTCGATGCACCTAAACAAGGAACTGGCCAAGAAACGACTCAAAATCTTCTGGTGCATCTGCTTGGCTGTCATGGTCTGGGAGATTGTGCCCCAATGGATGTTTCCTCTCACCACTGGAATTTCCATCTTCTGCCTCGCCAACCAGGACTCGGCCTTCTTCACGCGCCTGTTCGGAGGAGCCAATGGAAACGAGGGCATGGGCTTCCTTAGCTGGTGCATGGACTGGCAGTACATTGGAGAAAAGGAGTTTACTCTGCCCCTGAGTACATTGGTCAACCAACTCATCGGCTACATTGGCTGTATTGCTTTGACCTTGGGCGCTTACTACTCCAATCTCTGGGATGCGAAGAGATTCCCCTTTATGGCGCAATCTTTGTTTACTTCCAATGGGACCGTCTATGACCAGACACAGATCTTGGGTCCAGACAACCAGGTTGATCCAGCTGCTTTGCAAGCCTACGGGCTTCCCAGGTTTGCCACCAGCAAAGCTTTGAGTTTGCTGATGAAGAACATGGGCATCACGGCAGCTGTGGTACATGTCATTCTCTGGAACTGGCATGACATAAAATTCATATTTGGTCCTTTTCGGCCTTCGACTTGGAAGCAAAACGTCCAGAAAGCCAGAACGTGGTGGCACCATGGGTTCAGCTCATCCTTCTGGAAGAACTTCACCTCTGACGCAGACACCCCTCGCAAAGAATACCCCGGTACCGAAGGGGACCCCCATTACGCCGCTATGCGTGCCTACAAGGAGGTGCCATCATTGTGGTATCTCAGCATCCTCGCCATCTCAATCATGATTGGCCTGATCTGCTGTTACCAGCAAAAGACTGGCCTCCCTTGGTGGGCGTTCCTACTTGCCGTCCTGCTGGCCTGGATCTTGACCATTTTCTTTGCGTGCATGTATGGCATTGTTGGGTTCTACTATCAACCAACAAGCGCGGTTCAGATGATCGGTGCTTACATGGTTCCTCGCAGACCGGTAGCGAACATGATGTTCACCCTCTATGGATCCAATGCCCTGGTGCAAGCCATCCAGATGTTGGGCGATCTCAAGTTGGCACAATATGCGAAGCTCCCACCCAGAGCAACCTTTCTTGCGCAGATTCTTGGAACATGTGCTGGCTCAGTGTTCAACTGGGTCATGATGAACAGCATTGTGGATAATCGGCGCGACATTCTGTTGTCCGTTCAGGGCACCAACGTCTGGTCTGGTCAGAATGTACAGACTTACAATTCCCAGGCGGTCGCTTGGGGCGGTACGGCCAATGAGATCTT CGGACGTCATGGAACGTACTGGATGGTTCCAATGGGGCTGTTCTTCGGAATCTTTGCCCCATTGCCATTTTGGATCG GTCACAAGTACTTCCCTCAACTCAGACTCAACCATATCAACACATTTCTCATCTGCACTTGGCTGGGCTGGTTGTCTGTCGGTATCAACTCTTCGCTTTTGGCATACTTTGTGTTTGGCTTCTTTTCCCAGGGCTATCTTCGTCGATACAAGCCGGCGCTGTTTGCCAAGTGGAACAATATCTGTGCGGCAGCCATAGCCGGTGGTTGTTCCTtgatcatcttcatcctcaccTTTGCCGTGGCGGGCGGCAGTGGCAAGGCCAGAGACTTCCCG AAATGGTGGGGAAACAACATGGATGGTAACGTGGACAGGTGCAAGTACATGTACCTGAATGGAAAATGA